One Sinorhizobium sp. BG8 DNA window includes the following coding sequences:
- a CDS encoding ABC transporter permease, translating into MTALFDIIASAGLWAAVLRIATPLIFGTLGAVLSERSGVLNLGIEGIMTFGAMIGWLAVFNGADLWTGLLVAALAGGLFGLLHALLTVTLGLSQHVTGLGITLFASSLSYFIFRLVVPLASTPPTIVPFQPIAIPGLSDLPFFGPALLTQTPPTYLAIVIAAILAYVLFRTPLGLAVRMAGENPHAAEAQGLNPVRLRYGAIVVGSALMGMGGAFLTLSAFNSFFPTMVQGRGWICIALVVFASWRPGRALLGALLFAFFDAFQLRLQTVLGDLVPYQIFLMIPYILSILALAVMARRARVPQALMQPYRRGER; encoded by the coding sequence ATGACGGCACTTTTCGACATCATCGCCTCGGCGGGATTGTGGGCCGCGGTTCTCCGGATCGCGACGCCGCTCATATTCGGTACGCTCGGAGCCGTTCTCAGCGAGCGCTCCGGGGTTCTCAACCTCGGCATCGAAGGCATCATGACGTTCGGCGCCATGATTGGGTGGCTGGCGGTCTTCAACGGTGCGGATCTGTGGACCGGGCTGCTCGTGGCCGCACTGGCGGGCGGGCTGTTCGGCCTCCTGCACGCGCTCCTGACCGTTACCCTCGGCTTGTCGCAGCATGTAACCGGTCTCGGCATCACCCTTTTCGCTTCGAGCCTAAGTTACTTCATCTTCCGGCTTGTCGTGCCGCTTGCCTCGACCCCGCCGACGATCGTGCCGTTTCAGCCGATTGCGATACCGGGCCTTTCTGACCTGCCGTTTTTCGGCCCCGCATTGCTCACCCAGACACCGCCGACCTATCTTGCCATCGTCATTGCCGCGATCCTCGCCTATGTGCTCTTCCGCACACCCCTTGGGCTCGCGGTGAGGATGGCGGGCGAGAACCCGCACGCTGCGGAGGCCCAGGGGCTCAATCCAGTCCGGTTGCGCTATGGGGCTATCGTCGTGGGGAGTGCGCTGATGGGAATGGGCGGCGCGTTCCTCACCCTGTCCGCCTTCAACAGCTTCTTTCCGACCATGGTGCAGGGGCGCGGCTGGATCTGCATCGCTCTTGTCGTCTTCGCGTCCTGGCGGCCCGGCCGGGCGCTCCTCGGAGCGCTGCTCTTCGCCTTCTTCGATGCTTTCCAGCTCCGGCTGCAGACCGTTCTCGGTGATCTGGTCCCCTACCAGATATTCCTGATGATACCCTACATCCTGTCCATTCTCGCACTGGCCGTGATGGCGCGGCGCGCGCGGGTTCCGCAGGCTCTTATGCAACCATATCGCAGGGGCGAGCGATAA